A section of the Sphingomonas ginsenosidivorax genome encodes:
- a CDS encoding methyl-accepting chemotaxis protein yields MTALVALGAIGAALATSFSGLVAGVGVAAVMAALSAVVGAWCRTAIADPYVTTVVRMEGLAAGDLASPIQFTHYGDCVGRLTKAMFTFRDLAVQMDKSSEQKIVVDTVSHHLEQLSAGDLMAEIEMEFPEEYLALKTNFNAALDSLRALITSVSDGAATIRTGSSEIAQASEDLARRTEGNAASLEETAAAVTQMDGRLKATAVAAQSTVGRADQAIETVGSGRAVAAEAVQSMGRVSESAKGIDSVIEGLDKIAFQTRVLAMNAAVEAGRAGDAGRGFAVVADLVSALAMRAEEEAKRARDQLTATQSEIVIAVKAVQKVDGALEGISGDVGQVHELLATIATDNQAQSAAITQISSAIRAMDESTQQNAAMVEETSAAARNLSGEVGALTEAANRFTIRSTGVRAKVRSAFGTGDFTPNAAAAARPLPSAAVPALLR; encoded by the coding sequence ATGACGGCCCTGGTCGCACTCGGCGCGATCGGCGCTGCGCTGGCGACATCGTTCAGCGGGCTCGTCGCCGGCGTCGGCGTGGCGGCGGTCATGGCCGCACTGTCCGCGGTGGTGGGCGCCTGGTGCCGCACCGCGATCGCCGATCCGTACGTGACGACCGTCGTCCGCATGGAGGGGCTTGCTGCCGGCGATCTGGCGAGCCCGATCCAGTTCACGCACTATGGCGATTGCGTCGGCCGGCTGACCAAGGCGATGTTCACCTTCCGCGACCTGGCGGTCCAGATGGACAAGTCGAGCGAGCAGAAGATCGTCGTCGACACGGTCTCGCACCATCTCGAGCAACTGTCGGCGGGCGACCTGATGGCCGAGATCGAGATGGAATTTCCCGAGGAATATCTCGCGCTGAAGACCAACTTCAACGCCGCACTCGACAGCCTGCGCGCGCTCATCACGTCGGTCAGCGACGGCGCCGCGACGATCCGCACCGGCTCCAGCGAGATCGCGCAGGCGTCCGAGGATCTGGCCCGCCGTACCGAAGGCAATGCCGCCAGCCTGGAGGAGACCGCGGCCGCGGTGACGCAGATGGACGGTCGCCTCAAGGCAACGGCGGTTGCCGCGCAGAGCACCGTCGGGCGCGCCGACCAGGCGATCGAGACCGTCGGCAGCGGCCGCGCGGTCGCCGCAGAGGCGGTGCAGTCGATGGGCCGGGTCTCGGAAAGCGCCAAGGGCATCGACAGCGTGATCGAGGGGCTCGACAAGATCGCGTTCCAGACGCGCGTTCTGGCGATGAACGCCGCGGTCGAGGCGGGGCGTGCGGGCGATGCCGGTCGCGGCTTCGCGGTGGTCGCCGATCTCGTCTCGGCGCTGGCGATGCGCGCGGAGGAGGAAGCCAAGCGCGCGCGTGACCAGCTGACCGCGACCCAGTCCGAGATCGTGATCGCGGTAAAGGCGGTCCAGAAGGTCGATGGCGCGCTGGAGGGTATCTCGGGCGACGTCGGGCAGGTCCACGAGCTGCTGGCGACGATCGCGACCGACAACCAGGCCCAGTCCGCCGCGATCACCCAGATCTCGTCGGCGATCCGCGCGATGGACGAATCGACGCAGCAGAACGCCGCGATGGTCGAGGAAACCTCGGCGGCGGCGCGCAACCTGAGCGGCGAGGTCGGCGCACTGACCGAGGCGGCCAATCGCTTCACGATCCGCAGCACGGGCGTACGGGCCAAGGTCCGCAGTGCGTTCGGCACGGGGGACTTCACACCCAACGCAGCCGCCGCGGCACGCCCCCTGCCATCCGCCGCCGTCCCCGCGCTGCTGCGCTAG